One region of Bubalus kerabau isolate K-KA32 ecotype Philippines breed swamp buffalo chromosome 6, PCC_UOA_SB_1v2, whole genome shotgun sequence genomic DNA includes:
- the PIP5K1A gene encoding phosphatidylinositol 4-phosphate 5-kinase type-1 alpha isoform X4: MASASSGPSAVGFSSADSGVPPCTSASGLHILCCGVSRKRASGIKRPTASEVPYSSGMSMKKIGHRGVDSSGETTYKKTTSSALKGAIQLGITHTVGSLSTKPERDVLMQDFYVVESIFFPSEGSNLTPAHHYNDFRFKTYAPVAFRYFRELFGIRPDDYLYSLCNEPLIELCNSGASGSLFYVSSDDEFIIKTVQHKEAEFLQKLLPGYYMNLNQNPRTLLPKFYGLYCVQAGGKNIRIVVMNNLLPRSVKMHIKYDLKGSTYKRRASQKEREKPLPTLKDLDFLQDIPDGLFLDADMYNALCKTLQRDCLVLQSFKIMDYSLLVSIHNIDHAQREPLGNEAQYSADTRRPAPQKALYSTAMESIQGEARRGGTMETDDHMGGIPARNSKGERLLLYIGIIDILQSYRFIKKLEHSWKALVHDGDTVSVHRPSFYAERFQRFMCTTVFKKIPFQPSWKNMKFQSQSSSIEQKSSEDLERDSTTSVIPGCQPLTQKC; encoded by the exons catctGGAATCAAGAGACCCACGGCATCTGAG GTTCCTTATTCCTCTGGCATGTCCATGAAGAAAATAGGTCACCGAGGTGTTGATTCCTCAGGAGAGACAACATATAAAAAG ACAACCTCATCAGCCTTAAAAGGTGCCATCCAGTTAGGCATTACTCACACTGTGGGAAGCCTGAGTACCAAACCAGAGCGAGATGTCCTCATGCAAGACTTCTACGTGGTGGAGAGTATCTTCTTCCCGAG TGAAGGGAGCAACCTGACCCCTGCTCACCACTACAATGACTTTCGGTTCAAGACCTACGCACCTGTTGCCTTCCGATACTTTCGGGAGTTATTTGGTATCCGGCCTGATGATTACTTG TACTCCCTCTGCAATGAACCACTGATTGAACTCTGCAACTCTGGGGCTAGTGGTTCTCTCTTCTACGTGTCCAGCGATGATGAATTCATCATAAAAACAGTCCAGCACAAAGAGGCGGAGTTTCTACAGAAGCTGCTTCCAGGATACTACATG AACCTCAACCAGAACCCTCGGACTTTGCTGCCTAAGTTCTATGGACTGTACTGTGTGCAGGCAGGTGGTAAGAATATTCGAATTGTTGTGATGAACAATCTCTTACCACGGTCAGTCAAGATGCATATCAAGTATGACCTTAAGGGCTCAACATACAAAAGGCGAGCTTCCCAAAAAGAGCGAGAGAAACCTCTCCCTACCCTTAAAGATCTGGACTTCTTACAAGACATCCCTGATGGTCTCTTTTTGGATGCTGATATGTACAATGCTCTATGCAAGACCCTGCAGCGTGACTGTTTG GTTCTGCAGAGCTTCAAGataatggactatagcctcctgGTGTCAATCCATAACATAGATCATGCACAACGAGAGCCTTTAGGCAATGAAGCACAATATTCAGCTGACACTCGCAGACCAGCCCCCCAAAAGGCTCTCTATTCCACAGCCATGGAATCTATCCAGGGCGAGGCTCGACGAGGTGGCACCATGGAGACCGATGACCA TATGGGTGGCATCCCGGCCCGGAATAGTAAAGGGGAAAGGCTGCTGCTTTATATCGGGATCATTGACATTCTGCAGTCTTACAG GTTTATTAAGAAGTTGGAGCATTCTTGGAAAGCTCTGGTACATGATGGG GACACCGTATCAGTGCATCGCCCCAGCTTCTACGCTGAACGGTTCCAGCGTTTCATGTGCACTACAGTttttaagaagatcccct TTCAACCCTCTTGGAAAAACATGAAGTTCCAGAGTCAGAGTTCATCCAT TGAGCAAAAGTCCTCAGAAGACTTGGAGCGAGACTCAACCACCTCTGTGATCCCAGGATGTCAGCCCTTGACCCAGAAGtgctga
- the PIP5K1A gene encoding phosphatidylinositol 4-phosphate 5-kinase type-1 alpha isoform X3, with protein MSMKKIGHRGVDSSGETTYKKTTSSALKGAIQLGITHTVGSLSTKPERDVLMQDFYVVESIFFPSEGSNLTPAHHYNDFRFKTYAPVAFRYFRELFGIRPDDYLYSLCNEPLIELCNSGASGSLFYVSSDDEFIIKTVQHKEAEFLQKLLPGYYMNLNQNPRTLLPKFYGLYCVQAGGKNIRIVVMNNLLPRSVKMHIKYDLKGSTYKRRASQKEREKPLPTLKDLDFLQDIPDGLFLDADMYNALCKTLQRDCLVLQSFKIMDYSLLVSIHNIDHAQREPLGNEAQYSADTRRPAPQKALYSTAMESIQGEARRGGTMETDDHMGGIPARNSKGERLLLYIGIIDILQSYRFIKKLEHSWKALVHDGDTVSVHRPSFYAERFQRFMCTTVFKKIPLKSSPSKKFRSGSSFSRRAGPSGNSCVTYQPSVSGEHKAQVTTKAEVEPGVHLGRPDVLPQTPPLEKISEVSTIPDPYFSPVVGETLQTLTTSSTLLEKHEVPESEFIH; from the exons ATGTCCATGAAGAAAATAGGTCACCGAGGTGTTGATTCCTCAGGAGAGACAACATATAAAAAG ACAACCTCATCAGCCTTAAAAGGTGCCATCCAGTTAGGCATTACTCACACTGTGGGAAGCCTGAGTACCAAACCAGAGCGAGATGTCCTCATGCAAGACTTCTACGTGGTGGAGAGTATCTTCTTCCCGAG TGAAGGGAGCAACCTGACCCCTGCTCACCACTACAATGACTTTCGGTTCAAGACCTACGCACCTGTTGCCTTCCGATACTTTCGGGAGTTATTTGGTATCCGGCCTGATGATTACTTG TACTCCCTCTGCAATGAACCACTGATTGAACTCTGCAACTCTGGGGCTAGTGGTTCTCTCTTCTACGTGTCCAGCGATGATGAATTCATCATAAAAACAGTCCAGCACAAAGAGGCGGAGTTTCTACAGAAGCTGCTTCCAGGATACTACATG AACCTCAACCAGAACCCTCGGACTTTGCTGCCTAAGTTCTATGGACTGTACTGTGTGCAGGCAGGTGGTAAGAATATTCGAATTGTTGTGATGAACAATCTCTTACCACGGTCAGTCAAGATGCATATCAAGTATGACCTTAAGGGCTCAACATACAAAAGGCGAGCTTCCCAAAAAGAGCGAGAGAAACCTCTCCCTACCCTTAAAGATCTGGACTTCTTACAAGACATCCCTGATGGTCTCTTTTTGGATGCTGATATGTACAATGCTCTATGCAAGACCCTGCAGCGTGACTGTTTG GTTCTGCAGAGCTTCAAGataatggactatagcctcctgGTGTCAATCCATAACATAGATCATGCACAACGAGAGCCTTTAGGCAATGAAGCACAATATTCAGCTGACACTCGCAGACCAGCCCCCCAAAAGGCTCTCTATTCCACAGCCATGGAATCTATCCAGGGCGAGGCTCGACGAGGTGGCACCATGGAGACCGATGACCA TATGGGTGGCATCCCGGCCCGGAATAGTAAAGGGGAAAGGCTGCTGCTTTATATCGGGATCATTGACATTCTGCAGTCTTACAG GTTTATTAAGAAGTTGGAGCATTCTTGGAAAGCTCTGGTACATGATGGG GACACCGTATCAGTGCATCGCCCCAGCTTCTACGCTGAACGGTTCCAGCGTTTCATGTGCACTACAGTttttaagaagatcccct TGAAGTCCTCTCCTTCCAAAAAGTTTCGGTCTGGCTCATCTTTCTCTCGGCGAGCAGGCCCCAGCGGCAACTCCTGCGTAACTTACCAGCCATCGGTCTCTGGGGAACACAAGGCACAAGTGACAACAAAGGCGGAAGTGGAGCCAG gcGTCCACTTGGGTCGTCCTGATGTTTTACCTCAGACTCCACCTTTGGAGAAAATCAGTGAGGTCTCGACTATTCCTGACCCCTATTTCTCACCTGTAGTTGGAGAGACTTTGCAAACGCTAACTACAAG TTCAACCCTCTTGGAAAAACATGAAGTTCCAGAGTCAGAGTTCATCCAT TGA
- the PIP5K1A gene encoding phosphatidylinositol 4-phosphate 5-kinase type-1 alpha isoform X1, which translates to MASASSGPSAVGFSSADSGVPPCTSASGLHILCCGVSRKRASGIKRPTASEVPYSSGMSMKKIGHRGVDSSGETTYKKTTSSALKGAIQLGITHTVGSLSTKPERDVLMQDFYVVESIFFPSEGSNLTPAHHYNDFRFKTYAPVAFRYFRELFGIRPDDYLYSLCNEPLIELCNSGASGSLFYVSSDDEFIIKTVQHKEAEFLQKLLPGYYMNLNQNPRTLLPKFYGLYCVQAGGKNIRIVVMNNLLPRSVKMHIKYDLKGSTYKRRASQKEREKPLPTLKDLDFLQDIPDGLFLDADMYNALCKTLQRDCLVLQSFKIMDYSLLVSIHNIDHAQREPLGNEAQYSADTRRPAPQKALYSTAMESIQGEARRGGTMETDDHMGGIPARNSKGERLLLYIGIIDILQSYRFIKKLEHSWKALVHDGDTVSVHRPSFYAERFQRFMCTTVFKKIPLKSSPSKKFRSGSSFSRRAGPSGNSCVTYQPSVSGEHKAQVTTKAEVEPGVHLGRPDVLPQTPPLEKISEVSTIPDPYFSPVVGETLQTLTTSSTLLEKHEVPESEFIH; encoded by the exons catctGGAATCAAGAGACCCACGGCATCTGAG GTTCCTTATTCCTCTGGCATGTCCATGAAGAAAATAGGTCACCGAGGTGTTGATTCCTCAGGAGAGACAACATATAAAAAG ACAACCTCATCAGCCTTAAAAGGTGCCATCCAGTTAGGCATTACTCACACTGTGGGAAGCCTGAGTACCAAACCAGAGCGAGATGTCCTCATGCAAGACTTCTACGTGGTGGAGAGTATCTTCTTCCCGAG TGAAGGGAGCAACCTGACCCCTGCTCACCACTACAATGACTTTCGGTTCAAGACCTACGCACCTGTTGCCTTCCGATACTTTCGGGAGTTATTTGGTATCCGGCCTGATGATTACTTG TACTCCCTCTGCAATGAACCACTGATTGAACTCTGCAACTCTGGGGCTAGTGGTTCTCTCTTCTACGTGTCCAGCGATGATGAATTCATCATAAAAACAGTCCAGCACAAAGAGGCGGAGTTTCTACAGAAGCTGCTTCCAGGATACTACATG AACCTCAACCAGAACCCTCGGACTTTGCTGCCTAAGTTCTATGGACTGTACTGTGTGCAGGCAGGTGGTAAGAATATTCGAATTGTTGTGATGAACAATCTCTTACCACGGTCAGTCAAGATGCATATCAAGTATGACCTTAAGGGCTCAACATACAAAAGGCGAGCTTCCCAAAAAGAGCGAGAGAAACCTCTCCCTACCCTTAAAGATCTGGACTTCTTACAAGACATCCCTGATGGTCTCTTTTTGGATGCTGATATGTACAATGCTCTATGCAAGACCCTGCAGCGTGACTGTTTG GTTCTGCAGAGCTTCAAGataatggactatagcctcctgGTGTCAATCCATAACATAGATCATGCACAACGAGAGCCTTTAGGCAATGAAGCACAATATTCAGCTGACACTCGCAGACCAGCCCCCCAAAAGGCTCTCTATTCCACAGCCATGGAATCTATCCAGGGCGAGGCTCGACGAGGTGGCACCATGGAGACCGATGACCA TATGGGTGGCATCCCGGCCCGGAATAGTAAAGGGGAAAGGCTGCTGCTTTATATCGGGATCATTGACATTCTGCAGTCTTACAG GTTTATTAAGAAGTTGGAGCATTCTTGGAAAGCTCTGGTACATGATGGG GACACCGTATCAGTGCATCGCCCCAGCTTCTACGCTGAACGGTTCCAGCGTTTCATGTGCACTACAGTttttaagaagatcccct TGAAGTCCTCTCCTTCCAAAAAGTTTCGGTCTGGCTCATCTTTCTCTCGGCGAGCAGGCCCCAGCGGCAACTCCTGCGTAACTTACCAGCCATCGGTCTCTGGGGAACACAAGGCACAAGTGACAACAAAGGCGGAAGTGGAGCCAG gcGTCCACTTGGGTCGTCCTGATGTTTTACCTCAGACTCCACCTTTGGAGAAAATCAGTGAGGTCTCGACTATTCCTGACCCCTATTTCTCACCTGTAGTTGGAGAGACTTTGCAAACGCTAACTACAAG TTCAACCCTCTTGGAAAAACATGAAGTTCCAGAGTCAGAGTTCATCCAT TGA
- the PIP5K1A gene encoding phosphatidylinositol 4-phosphate 5-kinase type-1 alpha isoform X2 gives MASASSGPSAVGFSSADSGVPPCTSASASGIKRPTASEVPYSSGMSMKKIGHRGVDSSGETTYKKTTSSALKGAIQLGITHTVGSLSTKPERDVLMQDFYVVESIFFPSEGSNLTPAHHYNDFRFKTYAPVAFRYFRELFGIRPDDYLYSLCNEPLIELCNSGASGSLFYVSSDDEFIIKTVQHKEAEFLQKLLPGYYMNLNQNPRTLLPKFYGLYCVQAGGKNIRIVVMNNLLPRSVKMHIKYDLKGSTYKRRASQKEREKPLPTLKDLDFLQDIPDGLFLDADMYNALCKTLQRDCLVLQSFKIMDYSLLVSIHNIDHAQREPLGNEAQYSADTRRPAPQKALYSTAMESIQGEARRGGTMETDDHMGGIPARNSKGERLLLYIGIIDILQSYRFIKKLEHSWKALVHDGDTVSVHRPSFYAERFQRFMCTTVFKKIPLKSSPSKKFRSGSSFSRRAGPSGNSCVTYQPSVSGEHKAQVTTKAEVEPGVHLGRPDVLPQTPPLEKISEVSTIPDPYFSPVVGETLQTLTTSSTLLEKHEVPESEFIH, from the exons catctGGAATCAAGAGACCCACGGCATCTGAG GTTCCTTATTCCTCTGGCATGTCCATGAAGAAAATAGGTCACCGAGGTGTTGATTCCTCAGGAGAGACAACATATAAAAAG ACAACCTCATCAGCCTTAAAAGGTGCCATCCAGTTAGGCATTACTCACACTGTGGGAAGCCTGAGTACCAAACCAGAGCGAGATGTCCTCATGCAAGACTTCTACGTGGTGGAGAGTATCTTCTTCCCGAG TGAAGGGAGCAACCTGACCCCTGCTCACCACTACAATGACTTTCGGTTCAAGACCTACGCACCTGTTGCCTTCCGATACTTTCGGGAGTTATTTGGTATCCGGCCTGATGATTACTTG TACTCCCTCTGCAATGAACCACTGATTGAACTCTGCAACTCTGGGGCTAGTGGTTCTCTCTTCTACGTGTCCAGCGATGATGAATTCATCATAAAAACAGTCCAGCACAAAGAGGCGGAGTTTCTACAGAAGCTGCTTCCAGGATACTACATG AACCTCAACCAGAACCCTCGGACTTTGCTGCCTAAGTTCTATGGACTGTACTGTGTGCAGGCAGGTGGTAAGAATATTCGAATTGTTGTGATGAACAATCTCTTACCACGGTCAGTCAAGATGCATATCAAGTATGACCTTAAGGGCTCAACATACAAAAGGCGAGCTTCCCAAAAAGAGCGAGAGAAACCTCTCCCTACCCTTAAAGATCTGGACTTCTTACAAGACATCCCTGATGGTCTCTTTTTGGATGCTGATATGTACAATGCTCTATGCAAGACCCTGCAGCGTGACTGTTTG GTTCTGCAGAGCTTCAAGataatggactatagcctcctgGTGTCAATCCATAACATAGATCATGCACAACGAGAGCCTTTAGGCAATGAAGCACAATATTCAGCTGACACTCGCAGACCAGCCCCCCAAAAGGCTCTCTATTCCACAGCCATGGAATCTATCCAGGGCGAGGCTCGACGAGGTGGCACCATGGAGACCGATGACCA TATGGGTGGCATCCCGGCCCGGAATAGTAAAGGGGAAAGGCTGCTGCTTTATATCGGGATCATTGACATTCTGCAGTCTTACAG GTTTATTAAGAAGTTGGAGCATTCTTGGAAAGCTCTGGTACATGATGGG GACACCGTATCAGTGCATCGCCCCAGCTTCTACGCTGAACGGTTCCAGCGTTTCATGTGCACTACAGTttttaagaagatcccct TGAAGTCCTCTCCTTCCAAAAAGTTTCGGTCTGGCTCATCTTTCTCTCGGCGAGCAGGCCCCAGCGGCAACTCCTGCGTAACTTACCAGCCATCGGTCTCTGGGGAACACAAGGCACAAGTGACAACAAAGGCGGAAGTGGAGCCAG gcGTCCACTTGGGTCGTCCTGATGTTTTACCTCAGACTCCACCTTTGGAGAAAATCAGTGAGGTCTCGACTATTCCTGACCCCTATTTCTCACCTGTAGTTGGAGAGACTTTGCAAACGCTAACTACAAG TTCAACCCTCTTGGAAAAACATGAAGTTCCAGAGTCAGAGTTCATCCAT TGA